A segment of the Streptomyces sp. NBC_01235 genome:
TCGAGGCGGTCGTCGCCCTCACCGCCGGAACCCTCGCCTCCTCCACCGCCCTGATCGGCTTCGGCCTCGACTCGATCATCGAGGTCACCTCAGCCGCCGCGGTCGCCTGGCAGTTCTCCGCCCGAGAGCACGCCGTACGCGAGGCCCGCGAGAAAACCACGCTGCGCATCATCGCGCTGTCGTTCTTCGCCCTGGCCGCCTACGTCACCGCCGACGCCGTCCGCGCACTGGCAGGCACCAGCGAGGCCGAACGCTCCCTCCCCGGCATCGTGCTCGCCGCACTGTCCCTCGCGGTCATGCCGTTCCTGTCCGCCGCCCAGCGCCGCGCGGGCCGCGAACTGGGCTCCGCCAGCGCGGTCGCCGACTCCAAGCAGACCCTGCTGTGCACCTACCTCTCCGCCGTGCTCCTGATCGGACTGGTCCTCAACGCCACCCTCGGCTGGTCCTGGGCCGACCCCGTCGCCGCCCTCGTCATCGCGGCCGTCGCGGTCAAGGAAGGCCGCGACGCCTGGCAGGGCAAGGGCTGCTGCGCCCCGTCCGCCGCAACGGTTTCGGCTGCCGACGCCGGGGCGGACGACGCATGCGGCTGCCGACCTGGCTGTGACTGCTGCACCTGACCAGGGCTTCGGCGAGCATGACTGGGCCCGGGTCGAAGTCCCGCCCCTGGCGCCGGCCCGACCGTCGGCACTGGGGCATCGCGTGGCGCAGTATCAGCCGGTCCGAGGCCCGCACACCACGCTGTCTCCATGACCGGCGCAGCGCAGCGTTCAGTATTGCTCGGTCTCCACGAAACCCGTGTCCCTGTCGTTGTTCGCGCCGAAGGCGTCGGCAGCGGCGGTGGGGTCGAATCCGGGCGGGCTGTCCTTCAGGCCCAGACCCAGGCCGGCCAGCTTCGCCTTGACCTCGTCGATGGACTTCGCACCGAAGTTACGGATGTCCATAAGGTCGGCCTCGGAGCGCGCCAGGAGCTCGCCCACGGAGTGGACGCCCTCGCGCTTGAGGCAGTTGTACGAGCGGACGGTGAGCTCGAGCTCCTCGATCGGCAGCGCCAGATCGGCGGCGAGGGCGGCGTCCGTGGGGGACGGGCCCATGTCGATGCCCTCGGCGTCGATGTTGAGCTCACGGGCGAGACCGAACAGCTCGACCAGGGTCTTGCCGGCGGAGGCCATGGCGTCACGCGGACGCATGGCCTGCTTGGTCTCGACGTCGACGATCAGCTTGTCGAAGTCGGTGCGCTGCTCGACACGGGTCGCCTCGACCTTGTACGTGACCTTGAGAACCGGGGAGTAGATCGAGTCGACCGGGATACGGCCGATCTCCTGGCCCACCTGCTTGTTCTGCACGGCGGAGACGTAGCCTCGACCGCGCTCGACCGTCAGCTCCATCTCCAGCTTGCCCTTGCCGTTGAGCGTGGCGAGGACGAGGTCGGGGTTGTGCACCTCGACACCGGCCGGGGGCGCGATGTCGGCGGCGGTGACCAGACCCGGACCCTGCTTGCGCAGGTACATCACGACCGGCTCGTCCTGCTCGCTGCTCACGACCAGCTGCTTGATGTTGAGGATCAGGTCGGTGACGTCCTCCTTGACGCCCGGCACGGTGGTGAACTCGTGCAGAACCCCGTCGATGCGGATGGACGTGACCGCCGCACCCGGGATCGAGGACAGAAGCGTACGACGCAGGGAGTTGCCGAGGGTGTAGCCGAAGCCCGGCTCCAGCGGCTCGATGACGAACCGGGAGCGGAACTCGTCGACGACCTCTTCGGTCAACGAGGGACGCTGAGCGATCAGCACGAGGTATTGCCTCCAGTGGTTTGGCGCCCGCTATGGACGCCGTAGACACCACGAAGGGTACGTGCGATACGTGCGATACGGCCGCCGCAGAGGCCGAACCGCCCGACTCCAACCCAGCGAGGCTCCTCTCCGCCGCCGCCCGCACCCCCTGCTTCCGCTTTGCCTGCGTTTGGTGCTCGGGCGCGCAGGACGGTCAGGCAGGCATGCGTGGCCATGGCCGGGTGATGTCGTGATCATGGCGTTGGCCGGAGCAGTGGGCAGGGGTGGCGTGCACCGCTCACGGTGCTGTGCTTGGTCGATGCGTCCAGGTGCAGAACCCCCTGTCGCCTCCAGCGCCGCAGCCGACGCGATCAACCGGTGCATCGGCTTGGGCCGCCCGGCCCGGGACGGCCCGTGAGAGCGCGGGGCCGTTGCGGACTTGACCTTCCAGTCGACTCGAAGGTTTACGTTCGAGACATGAGCACTCTGCGGATCTCCCAGCCGGCCGAACGCTCCGGCGTTCCGGCGTCCACGCTGCGGTTCCAGTCAGGTACTGGGCACCAAGGCCTTTCCGGCCACGGCGGCCGGTTACCGTCGGCTGCAAGTCTGGGCCCGCAAGCTGGGGGCGGTGCGCCGGGCGGGTGTAGAGGGCACCGGCACCTTCGGAGCCGGCCTGTCCCGCTACCTGATGGCGCAGCACATCCAGGTGTACGAAGTGAACCGGCCCGACCGCACGGCCCGCCGTATGCTCGGAAAGTCGGACCCGCTCGATGCGCAGGCTGCGGCGCGGGCTGTGCTCGGCGGTCGCGCCCGGGCCCGGGCCAAAACCGACGACGGTCCGGTGCACAGCGCCCGGCTGTTCAAACTCGCCAAGGACTCCGCGGTCAAGGCCCGCACCCAGGCGATCAACCAGCTCAAGGCCGTCCTGGTCATAGCCGACCCCGCTCTGCGGGAACGATTGTCCGGTCTGGGCAACCGCGAGCTGTTCCGCACCTGCGCGCGCCTCGGCCTGCACGACGGCGGGGGCGACGAGGACGCGGTGGCCGAGGCCACCCATAGGACCCTGAGCATGCTCGCCGAGCGCATAGAACAGCTCACCGG
Coding sequences within it:
- a CDS encoding cation transporter; amino-acid sequence: MTAISLGPAPARRDALARRIRLLVTATITYNVIEAVVALTAGTLASSTALIGFGLDSIIEVTSAAAVAWQFSAREHAVREAREKTTLRIIALSFFALAAYVTADAVRALAGTSEAERSLPGIVLAALSLAVMPFLSAAQRRAGRELGSASAVADSKQTLLCTYLSAVLLIGLVLNATLGWSWADPVAALVIAAVAVKEGRDAWQGKGCCAPSAATVSAADAGADDACGCRPGCDCCT
- a CDS encoding IS110 family transposase, which gives rise to MGTKAFPATAAGYRRLQVWARKLGAVRRAGVEGTGTFGAGLSRYLMAQHIQVYEVNRPDRTARRMLGKSDPLDAQAAARAVLGGRARARAKTDDGPVHSARLFKLAKDSAVKARTQAINQLKAVLVIADPALRERLSGLGNRELFRTCARLGLHDGGGDEDAVAEATHRTLSMLAERIEQLTGQIDELKQRLTRLVERHAPQLLTPVGIGPDSAVTLLITMGDNRDRLSTEASFAALCGVSPIEYSSGRRSARRLNHGGDRQANAALHRIVFTRLRFDPRTQAYYERRIQEGKTRREIIRCLKRYAAREVFNLVRAVSVAPIIGASVIRERV
- a CDS encoding DNA-directed RNA polymerase subunit alpha encodes the protein MLIAQRPSLTEEVVDEFRSRFVIEPLEPGFGYTLGNSLRRTLLSSIPGAAVTSIRIDGVLHEFTTVPGVKEDVTDLILNIKQLVVSSEQDEPVVMYLRKQGPGLVTAADIAPPAGVEVHNPDLVLATLNGKGKLEMELTVERGRGYVSAVQNKQVGQEIGRIPVDSIYSPVLKVTYKVEATRVEQRTDFDKLIVDVETKQAMRPRDAMASAGKTLVELFGLARELNIDAEGIDMGPSPTDAALAADLALPIEELELTVRSYNCLKREGVHSVGELLARSEADLMDIRNFGAKSIDEVKAKLAGLGLGLKDSPPGFDPTAAADAFGANNDRDTGFVETEQY